A window from Macaca thibetana thibetana isolate TM-01 chromosome 7, ASM2454274v1, whole genome shotgun sequence encodes these proteins:
- the DUOXA2 gene encoding dual oxidase maturation factor 2 translates to MTLWNGVLPFYPQPRHAAGFSVPLLIVILVFLALAASFLLILPGIRGHSRWFWLVRVLLSLFIGAEIVAVHFSAEWFVGRVNTNTSYKAFSAARVTARVGLLVGLEGINITLTGTPVHQLNETIDYNEQFTWRLRENYAAEYANALEKGLPNPVLYLAEKFTPSSPCGLYHQYRLAGHYASATLWVAFCFWLLSNVLLSTPAPLYGGLALLTTGAFALFGIFAFASISSVPLCPLRLGSAVLTAQYGAAFWVTLATGILCLFLGGAVVRLHHVRPSALRTLLDQSAEDCSQAKGGSPLILGNPLHKQATLPDLKFITTNL, encoded by the exons ATGACCCTGTGGAACGGGGTACTGCCTTTTTACCCCCAGCCCCGGCATGCCGCAGGCTTCAGCGTTCCACTGCTCATCGTTATTCTAGTGTTTTTGGCTTTAGCAGCAAGCTTCCTGCTCATCCTGCCCGGGATCCGTGGCCACTCG CGCTGGTTTTGGTTGGTGAGAGTTCTGCTCAGTCTGTTCATAGGCGCAGAAATCGTGG CTGTGCACTTCAGTGCAGAATGGTTCGTGGGTAGAGTGAACACCAACACATCCTACAAAGCCTTCAGTGCAGCGCGCGTTACAGCCCGTGTGGGTCTGCTCGTGGGCCTGGAGGGCATTAATATTACACTCACAG GGACCCCAGTGCATCAGCTGAACGAGACCATTGACTACAACGAGCAGTTCACCTGGCGTCTGAGAGAGAATTACGCCGCGGAGTACGCGAACGCGCTGGAGAAGGGGCTGCCGAACCCTGTTCTCTACCTGGCGGAGAAGTTCACACCGAGTAGCCCTTGCGGCCTGTACCACCAGTACCGCCTGGCGGGACACTACGCCTCGGCCACGCTGTG GGTGGCATTCTGCTTCTGGCTCCTCTCCAACGTGCTGCTCTCCACGCCGGCCCCGCTCTACGGAGGCCTAGCACTGCTGACCACTGGAGCCTTCGCGCTCTTCGGGATCTTCGCCTTCGCCTCCATCTCCAGCGTGCCGCTCTGCCCGCTCCGCCTAGGCTCCGCCGTGCTCACCGCTCAGTACGGAGCCGCCTTCTGGGTCACGCTGGCAACCG GCATCCTGTGCCTCTTCCTCGGAGGGGCGGTGGTGAGGCTCCACCATGTACGGCCCAGCGCTCTTCGCACCCTTCTGGACCAAAGCGCGGAGGACTGCAGCCAGGCGAAAGGGGGCTCACCTCTTATCCTCGGCAACCCACTGCACAAGCAGGCCACGCTCCCGGACTTAAAATTCATCACCACTAACCTGTGA
- the DUOXA1 gene encoding dual oxidase maturation factor 1 isoform X2: MAALGHTFPFYAGPKPTFPMDTTSATIIMIFLTALATFIVILPGIRGKTRLFWLLRVVTGLFIGAAILGTPVQQLNETINYNEEFTWRLGENYAEEYTKAMEKGLPDPVLYLAEKFTPRSPCGLYRQYHLAGHYASAMLWVAFLCWLLANVMLSMPVLVYGGYMLLATGIFQLLALLFFSMATSLTPPCPLHLGASVLHTHHGPAFWITLTTGLLCVLLGLAMVVAHRMQPHRLKAFFNQSVDEDPMLEWSPEEGGLLSPRYRSMADSPEPQDIPLSEASSTKAYCKEAHPEDPDCAL; this comes from the exons ATGGCTGCTTTGGGACACACATTCCCCTTCTATGCTGGCCCCAAGCCAACCTTCCCAATGGACACCACTTCGGCCACCATCATCATGATCTTTCTGACTGCACTGGCCACTTTCATCGTCATTCTGCCTGGCATTCGGGGAAAGACG AGGCTGTTCTGGCTGTTGCGGGTGGTGACCGGCTTATTCATCGGGGCTGCGATCCTGG GGACCCCCGTGCAGCAGCTGAATGAGACCATCAATTACAACGAGGAGTTCACCTGGCGCCTGGGCGAGAACTATGCTGAGGAATATACAAAGGCTATGGAGAAGGGGCTGCCAGACCCTGTGCTGTACCTAGCGGAGAAGTTCACTCCAAGAAGCCCATGTGGCTTGTACCGCCAGTACCACCTAGCGGGGCACTACGCCTCGGCCATGCTGTG GGTGGCATTCCTCTGCTGGCTGCTGGCCAATGTGATGCTCTCCATGCCTGTGCTGGTATACGGTGGCTACATGCTATTGGCCACGGGCATCTTCCAGCTGTTGGCTCTGCTCTTCTTCTCCATGGCCACATCACTCACCCCGCCATGTCCCCTGCACCTGGGCGCTTCTGTGCTGCATACTCACCATGGGCCTGCCTTCTGGATCACATTGACCACAG GATTGCTATGCGTGCTGCTGGGCCTGGCTATGGTGGTGGCCCACAGGATGCAGCCTCACAGGCTGAAGGCTTTCTTCAACCAGAGTGTTGATGAAGACCCCATGCTGGAGTGGAGTCCTGAGGAAGGTGGACTCCTGAGCCCCCGCTACCGGTCCATGGCCGACAGTCCTGAGCCCCAGGACATTCCCCTATCAGAGGCTTCCTCCACCAAGGCATACTGTAAGGAGGCACACCCCGAAGATCCTGACTGTGCTCTATAA
- the DUOXA1 gene encoding dual oxidase maturation factor 1 isoform X1, producing the protein MAALGHTFPFYAGPKPTFPMDTTSATIIMIFLTALATFIVILPGIRGKTRLFWLLRVVTGLFIGAAILAVNFSSEWSVGQVSTNTSYKAFSSAWISADIGLQVGLGGVNITLTGTPVQQLNETINYNEEFTWRLGENYAEEYTKAMEKGLPDPVLYLAEKFTPRSPCGLYRQYHLAGHYASAMLWVAFLCWLLANVMLSMPVLVYGGYMLLATGIFQLLALLFFSMATSLTPPCPLHLGASVLHTHHGPAFWITLTTGLLCVLLGLAMVVAHRMQPHRLKAFFNQSVDEDPMLEWSPEEGGLLSPRYRSMADSPEPQDIPLSEASSTKAYCKEAHPEDPDCAL; encoded by the exons ATGGCTGCTTTGGGACACACATTCCCCTTCTATGCTGGCCCCAAGCCAACCTTCCCAATGGACACCACTTCGGCCACCATCATCATGATCTTTCTGACTGCACTGGCCACTTTCATCGTCATTCTGCCTGGCATTCGGGGAAAGACG AGGCTGTTCTGGCTGTTGCGGGTGGTGACCGGCTTATTCATCGGGGCTGCGATCCTGG CTGTGAATTTCAGTTCTGAGTGGTCTGTAGGCCAGGTCAGCACCAACACATCATACAAGGCCTTCAGTTCTGCGTGGATCAGCGCTGATATTGGGCTGCAGGTCGGGCTGGGTGGAGTCAACATCACGCTCACAG GGACCCCCGTGCAGCAGCTGAATGAGACCATCAATTACAACGAGGAGTTCACCTGGCGCCTGGGCGAGAACTATGCTGAGGAATATACAAAGGCTATGGAGAAGGGGCTGCCAGACCCTGTGCTGTACCTAGCGGAGAAGTTCACTCCAAGAAGCCCATGTGGCTTGTACCGCCAGTACCACCTAGCGGGGCACTACGCCTCGGCCATGCTGTG GGTGGCATTCCTCTGCTGGCTGCTGGCCAATGTGATGCTCTCCATGCCTGTGCTGGTATACGGTGGCTACATGCTATTGGCCACGGGCATCTTCCAGCTGTTGGCTCTGCTCTTCTTCTCCATGGCCACATCACTCACCCCGCCATGTCCCCTGCACCTGGGCGCTTCTGTGCTGCATACTCACCATGGGCCTGCCTTCTGGATCACATTGACCACAG GATTGCTATGCGTGCTGCTGGGCCTGGCTATGGTGGTGGCCCACAGGATGCAGCCTCACAGGCTGAAGGCTTTCTTCAACCAGAGTGTTGATGAAGACCCCATGCTGGAGTGGAGTCCTGAGGAAGGTGGACTCCTGAGCCCCCGCTACCGGTCCATGGCCGACAGTCCTGAGCCCCAGGACATTCCCCTATCAGAGGCTTCCTCCACCAAGGCATACTGTAAGGAGGCACACCCCGAAGATCCTGACTGTGCTCTATAA